The Crocosphaera sp. UHCC 0190 genomic sequence CATCTTAAACCACATTGATAAATTCCAGCCTGAATACTCAATTTTTTTTGATATTCAAGCTCTTGATTGGTTAATTAATGATCCTATTGTTACCTGAAATTATTTATGTTAGGAAACTTTCAACAAAGTCAATTGCGAATTGCTGTCCCTGGGAACCAAAAACTTATTAGAGATAGTTTACTCAAACCCAGTTACTTGAATCAATGGTTATTGCCTCAAACCCTATCTCCTGATCTTCCTGATATCTTAGAAACGGGGTTAAAGTTTACCAGTTCCCTCGGAATAATTACCATAGAACATCAAGTAGAAGTTGCTGATAATAACTATTTACGGATGATTCTTAGTCAAGGAATTGATGGTTATCATGAATGGTTATGGGGAGATGGTTGGGTACAATCTCGTTTAGAAGGAATTTCCCTATTACCGCTTAATTTATGCCAAACTTTTAGCCTATTAAAATTGCGAAATTTTTTACAAGGTCAGAACAAAGAGCAGGAATAGAGAATCTAGATTTTAATCTGATTGTTGACGGGTGATCTGTTTTTGCCTATGACGTTTTCGTAAACTGTGGAGGGTTAAAATTGTTAAGGTTAACACCGTAATGGGAATGACAAAAAATAACATCACCGTGCTAAAAATTTGCAAACTATCATGATTAGTTGAATGTAAAATTAGATAGGTTGCATAGGCTGCATAATAACTCAGAAATAGTAGTCCTTCCCATCTTGCAATCACATTTCCTGTAAAGAAAATTGGTAAGCAAGCAACAGCGATCGCAATCATAACAGGTAAATCAAAATGAAGTACCGCGTCCGAAACTGCTACCCCATTAGGAGAGACAATAGCTGAGATTCCTAAGACGGCTAAAATATTAAAAATATTGCTACCAACCACATTACCAACGGCAATATCCCTCTCTCCACGAAATGCTGCTACAATCGAAGTTGCTAACTCCGGCATAGATGTTCCTGCGGCAACAATGGTTAAGCCAATAATTAATTCACTCACCCCAATTCTACGAGCAATAATTACCGCGCTATCTATTAACCACTGAGATCCTAACACTAACAGTCCTAATCCTAACAACATTAAGGCAATATTTTTAAACCATTGATAACCGGATAAAGGTTCTTTTTCCCCATATTCATTATCATAATCACTATCGGATTCTTTGGAACCTTGGTAAATCAAAAAAACAGTATAAACAATACCTCCAATAAACAGAATAATACCATCAGAACGATGAATTCTATGATCAAGTCCAAACAATAAAGTCAGAAAAGATACCCCAATCATAATCGGAACATCCAAACGAATTAATTGTTGGGCAACCATTAAAGGAATCGCTAAGGCAGATAATCCTAAAATTACCAAAACATTGAAGATATTACTACCAATTACATTCCCTAAAGCTAAATCAGCTTGACCCGCTAAACTTGATTGAATTGCCACAGCCATTTCTGGGGAACTGGTACCATAAGCAACAATGGTTAACCCAATCACTAAAGGGGAAATACCAAGGCTAGAAGCTAGACGGGAAGCCCCCCGCACTAAAACTTCTGCCCCAACGACCAAAAGCACAAGTCCGAGAATCAGTAAACCCAATACTAAGATAAGATTCATTAAAATTAGCGATCACGATTGAAGGTCAACAAGTAAAATTTTGTAACAAGAACGCAACCGTTTGTCATCAGCGATCGCCTGAACCCCTAGAATGAATAGGACATTTTACCTTAGGCCGGCAAGTGAATGATTCCATCAGCCTGTTAATTGTAATGACGGCGATCGCCCACAAACAAAATTAAGGTTGCACCTTGATCTTTAGCATAAACGATTTTTAATGTTTTTTTAATAAGTTATTTAACTTAATTGTGATACAACCCTAAAATATTAGATAGGAAAAGCTACCTTAAAAAATGTCGAATGGGTGTTAAACCTCAACCGTCCTGGAGACGACAATTAAGCAATATTCTGCTATTTTTAGCGGGATTATTCTTGATTGCTAATTTATTTTTCCCGCAAATCTTTGGGACTTCCATTCCCCAAGTTCCCTATAGTCTTTTTATCGATCAAGTTGAAGATGGTAAAGTTACCAGTGTCTTTGTGGCTCAGGATGAAATTCGCTATCAATTAAAATCAGAAAACGAACAACCTGGACAAATTTTCAAAACAACC encodes the following:
- a CDS encoding calcium/sodium antiporter, producing MNLILVLGLLILGLVLLVVGAEVLVRGASRLASSLGISPLVIGLTIVAYGTSSPEMAVAIQSSLAGQADLALGNVIGSNIFNVLVILGLSALAIPLMVAQQLIRLDVPIMIGVSFLTLLFGLDHRIHRSDGIILFIGGIVYTVFLIYQGSKESDSDYDNEYGEKEPLSGYQWFKNIALMLLGLGLLVLGSQWLIDSAVIIARRIGVSELIIGLTIVAAGTSMPELATSIVAAFRGERDIAVGNVVGSNIFNILAVLGISAIVSPNGVAVSDAVLHFDLPVMIAIAVACLPIFFTGNVIARWEGLLFLSYYAAYATYLILHSTNHDSLQIFSTVMLFFVIPITVLTLTILTLHSLRKRHRQKQITRQQSD